gaatgtgatattctaagtgctatactcttaatggtggagtatgataattcttgttaagagttatgattgtctgtgatgacaatgattgtcggtttagacaatgttcggtaaagatgcaagttttgtctcttgggagataatgtcaacggcatgaagatgaggatcttgaagttgtcgtcgaggaagcgtctacatcggttatctctgcaatgtggaagcatgattattttcttctatccaaaaggtggagatttgttagtTATATTTTGGTTAGAAGGAAAAATGGAGTTTTGTCCCACATTGGTAGAAGAGTGAAGTTGGAGGTGAACTCATTGGCTATAAAAGGAGGCCATGGGATTActttcaaattgcaccaatcaatacactttaagtatttgattatttctttctttcttactttatttgagagttgtattagttaaatattttggtgagtgtagttggcttaagagagtcgtctatatcattgtaacaatttgtgatatagtgtatttctctctttgggggccggtagtTTTTCTACTGTTTTGGAGTTTCTACGTTAAATCTTGTAttgtgtattgtttttatttctttactattattgttgggctgggtggtgaaaattagtgagaccgtaatttcccaacagatGAAAGCTAGTTCACTCAACTCTTATAATTAATGTTAGACCAGCACTAATCATTGATGCTCAATCAACTTTGAGGGTTATTAATCACCTACTTTTAGATGTTCAGACCAACAAGCATAAGACGTTAAAGTTAAACCAACCAGCTTTTAACAATGAAGCCAACCAACTTGACAATCTTTCACAAGCACTTATACTTTGAAAACGTTTGAAACTATTTCAATTCAAGAACCAGCTCAAGACCTGTGCTTAAAAAGCGTGTGGGTGATTCTAGAATGTTGGGCTGTCCAACGAAGATTCTCATCTATCATTGACTATTTTTTATCATAGAAGGAGCATTACAAAGTGGCAGGCTTTTTCAGTTAATTCTTATTGGCTGATTCGTaaatgcttatcatttttgtctcttttactttttatgtttttgtcttatttagaaTTTGTTTTAATGTTTCCTCTATAAATAAACGTTGATTATCATTGTAAAACATGGTTGATGATGAATGAAAAAGTTTGATAGAATTTATCTATTTACTAAATCTTCGcatctttacgaatctttgattccggtgactacgagtggtttctttatcaatgtatgtaatgtTTCTTTATCAAACATTGTAGTGAAATCTCATCATTTCTGagtttatagttgtggtggaatctttatcagccaTAATCGAGGgtgtggagtgtttctagatctcatATTGTGGTTATATCTTTATCAATTAGAAGTTTAGATTCTCTATTGTTGGGTGTTTACACTTTTTTTTGTTGAGTTTGCTGCTCGATTTGTTCAGATATGTTGGAGAAAGAAATCTTTAATCGAAAATGCGTTTTTAAAAGTCATAATTAGGTATCACGTTTATTAATCTATATAtcaattaataatttttattaaattcAACAACCCCGAATAGTACAAAGAAGTAGCGTGCcacatttgtaaaaaaaaaaaaaaaaaaaaaaaaaaaaaaaaaaaaaaaaaagtagacgTGCCACATTTGTGACCAGATTCTGTATTACTTGAACTATTCGCGACTGAAAACCCTGCCACGACAAACAAATCAATTAATCAATTCCCACACCAACCCACCACACCACCGTCTTTGAATTTGAATCCCTTGTTATTATAAAACCCTCACACACTAACTTAAACAATCCGTGATTAAAACTAATTtcattttcaatttcaatttcaatttcaatcaaTGGGagtgaacaataataataataacctaattcCAATTCCAGTTCCAAATGTGGTTATCAATAAACTGAAATTCACGTATCCAGGAATCGATGGCCATCCGCCACCCGGATCACTCCCTCTGATTGAAGATTTCTCACTCACTCTTAATTCCGGTGATCGATGTCTTCTCGTTGGATCTAATGGCGCTGGTAACCTAATTCATTCATTCATTCGTTTTGTATTGTAATGTTTATGTACAGTTGAGATGATTTCGAAATTTGATGTGTTTTGGTGGTGATTATAATAATGTgaaagttgattgattaattaggGAAAACGACGATATTGAAGATATTGGGAGGGAAGCATATGGTGGAACCTGATATGGTTAGGGTTCTTGGTAGATCTGCTTTTCATGATACTTCTTTGATTTCTTCTGGTGATCTTGCTTATCTTGGTGGAGAGGTATTTTCTTTTATcaaaattttattttaattattatgatatattattattatgttaatatatatatatatgaatatatttaattattgtGTTTGGTGAGTAGAGTAGAGATTATTATGTACTCAGGAAATATCAAATAGGTAATGTAATTGGTCCCAAAGCGAATGAAGTATCTATAGACTCTAGTCCGCAGTTAATTTTACATTTTCGACTAGTAGGATATGTAATGCCGTAACAAAAATATGGTTAGATGAGGAGAAAGCTTTTGCCTTTTCATTATTATTTAAGTATAATAATTAGGAAATTAGTTAGTGACATTAAGATGCGTATTTTATATAGAATTCAATCTTTGTAATGTGGATGATTAGTTAATGACTTGGATGTATAGGTGGATCAATAGGAATTAACAGTTACGCATGCATACATAGTTGTTTGGTTGGGTAAGGGTTAGTTTCTTTCCATAGAGTCGAGTCTTCTGTGACCTGATAATTGGATAATGGAACACTTTGAGAGGTTAAGTGTTACTTACTAGATGTAATAGGGGGGTGTGCATGAGTCGGTTTGGTTCGGGTTTTGGAAAATCAAATAATAAGTGAGCATCCCAAATATAACAATACAACACTTCGAATTACTCCACATATTTAAAgagtttaatatatgtatatatatatatatatatatatatatatatatatatatatatatatatatatataatgtatatatttatttataaatatcgaAGTAATGTATGTAAACTAAGAAATCTGGTTCGGTTCAGTTTTCGATTTTATCGGCTTATTGGTTGTGGTTCGGTTTATGCTCACACTATTGCAAGTAATTTTACACTACAAGCAAATATCTAATTATAGTTAAAGTTACTCAAAGATAGTTATTATGATTGTATAAGCAGTTATATAACCGTTAGGACAGTTATTTATTTAGTTATAAATAAAAATTTGAAATAGAAATTTTTTCATTCACCATATACTTTTAACTTACATATGCACTAATGTTGATATGGTGGTCTAAAGCTATGAAGATAACTTGCAAATCAAGATAACAGAATCCCATTtctagaaagaaaaaaatatatatatatataaagttgggTTCACAGAAGTTCATATCATACCTTGACATGAGAAAATATGAAACTTTAATCAATTAAACCATAACTTATATTGCATCAAGTACTAATTTCAGCAGTTTGTTGCTTCATATTATTTATATAGTAACTTGTATGTGCCCTTTATAAAAGTTTCCAAGATAAAAATAATAGTCATCAATACAATTTATTGATTTGAGTTACTTATGATacacaaattttatatatattattatcattattcttaatgtATTTTCATGTTTTTATGGGCGTTTTGTTGGCTCTAAACTGCTGTTTAATTAAACAGTGGAGAAGGGAAGTTGCTTTTGCTGGGTTTGATGTTGCAATACAAATGGATATTTCTGCTGAGAAAATGTTATTTGGTGTATCAGGGGTTAAACCTGAAAGAAGAGCTGAGCTAATTAAGGTATTCCAAAAGAttaatataaataacttaaattTGTTTGTCTTGTTTTTTGCATTATAACTAATGTTGGTTTCATTATAGAAGATATTCcaaaagattaatattaataacttaaatttttttttgtctTGTTTTTTTCATTATAACTAATGTTGGTTTCATTATAAAAGGTATTCTAATATTCTAATTCTAAAGATTAATATTGATAACGAACATTTCAGGTTTTAGATGTTGATTTGTCGTGGAGGATGCATAAAGTATCCGACGGTCAGCGTAGACGAGTGCAAATATGCATGGGCCTCTTAAAGGAATTCAAGGTGTTAGCTTAGTGTAAAATAAGTAGATGATTATGATTTTTGTCCTTGAGTTTTTATTATAATTGTTTTTACTTAATGGTAATAGTAAATGGTAATGGTAATTTATGTATTTGACAATTGGTTACAATGTTGTGAAACTCGGAATCAATTGGCGAGTACTGGGCGATTACTCAGTTTTTGGAGAGGTCCAATTCGGTTAATTAAAATCAGTCAAAACTGGTCAACCCTTTGTCGAAGGGGGATTAATTTGGGCAACATCCGTTTAATCAGTCAACATCCGTTTAGTCAGTCAACATCCGATTAATCGGTCACCATAAATCGGAATTTAATCGGGGTTAGTCGGCGAAaacggtcaaagtcaaacttagtcaacatccaATCAATACCCGATTAATCCCTAATTTTCCGATTACTCCCTAATAAGCTATTTTGCAACCTTGATTTGTCTTATGATAGTTTTAATCCCTTTGTTAAGTTAACCTTGTGTGATCAACTTATTTTTATAGGTTCTTCTACTTGATGAAATTACGGTTGACTTAGATGTACTCGCCAGAGCTGATCTTTTGGCGTTCCTCAAAAAGGAGTGTGAAGTGCGTGGTGCTACTATCATCTACGCTACACATATATTTGATGGTCTTGAAAATTGGCCTTCACACATGGTAAGATTTTATTTAGTCATTTATCTGTTTATCAAAATGCGAAATATGATACCGTGGCCATAAAACGCTGTCTTTGTTTTAGGTATATGTTGCTAACGGAAAGTTGCAGTTAGCATCAACTATGGAAGATGTCAGAAAAATGAGTAATTTGTCTCTAATGGTAAGTTTACTTTATTTATCTGTCACCTTCTACAAAATTATGAAATTATTTATGTTCAAATGTCTCATAATAATGTGAAAGTTTCCATATTTCACCAAGTTCCATAATACGGCTAACCTTTATTTAGGGTGATAGTTATAATTTATAAATGAGCTCACAAAGTTCCTACACTTGTGTATTTATTGTGGGCTAGCTTGCATATTGTATTTTGAGTTTGACTTTTAAGCTCAAAAGATCAATTTGACTCACAAAGTGGATGCAAGATGTTTCGTTtttaatacaaatttaattaaccaGGTTAACTGTCATTAGATTGAGAACATTAATATAAAGTTTAATGGTATTCGAATTCTTGATATTCGATGAACTGTAAAATGCAGCTGTAGAATTGGGTTCAGTTTGTAACTTTCCAGTTAGGCTAGATAGTTTCTGTAGGTCGCGTATTGTATCTTATATATTGTACATTTTTCCCTATATATAATACGTATTTGCttttcaacaacaacaaaaaaaaaaaaaaaaagaggacaAAACTTTCATGGTAAATGGATGTTGGTTCAATGTTTAATAGATAAATTGGACTTAAAAAAGTCAATATCAATTGAACCAATTAACACAGCTTGTTTGTTAATGGTTTCAGAGAACAGTAGAACAATGGCTTAGGAAAGAAAGGGATGAGGAGAGGAAGAAACGAAAAGAAAGAAAAGCAAATGGACTTCCGGAATTCGATAAGCGTATTGACGGCACACGAGTAACCGGGGATCCAGTTCGTGTGGTCAACAACGGTTGGGCTGCTGGAAGGTTGAACTCCACTGTTGCTGGTGAAGAGAACTTTGTTTATAGTTCAAACAGGGTAGTCAGACAATAGTCAAAGTTTGATCCTaagacattaaaaaaaaaaaaaaaaaaaaaaaaaaaattaaagaatagTCAATATGAGAACACAGTCTGATTTACATATTTTTTCTTCCAAAAAGTTACACAGTTCTTTCTGTTGTTGATGCTAAAATTGTACATTTATCTTATGTACTGGAGGGTATCTATTGTAAAAGGTACCAGAGTCAAGTGTCTCAATGTGCCAAACTACAAATCATATTTTAATgagtttattgttattattttaattcTATACTCATGTTTGTGCTTATTATCAGAATCTAGGTATTTTTCTCTTTATATTTTTATGCTGAATAAGGTGTTTAGGATTTAAGGTGCATGTATAGAGGAGGTTGTGTGTTTTTCATACTCAACAGTCAAGCCCAGTGAAATGCAGGAAAATCTACAAAAAAAAAGTCTTGTTTGATCAAGTCAATTTTTTGTTATGACATTTTCTTTGATTTTAATTCGTATGGATTAGTATCTTGATTACTATAAAAGAAAAATAAACAGATGGAGAGTTACTTTTCTTTGCCATACAAAACTATTATCTTGAGATTTTTTACCTTTTCTGAACTTAGGTTCAATTCTATGTTGAGAAAGGGGTAAATAGTGAATAAAGAATCCAGATATCTTTAATGGTCTATTGAAAAAATAATAGTGCAAGAATCGCCATGCGTCCTTCGAGAGTGCTACCAAGGTTGCTAGCCTTTCCGGTGAGGTTCTAAAGGTTGCTAAATCGTCTTGCACTTTTGGTGatgttggctctttgtttgccttcATAAAAACAATGAGAACGAAACATGTCCATGATGCGGTTGATGTGGATCTTGAAGACGATGAATTTTTGGCTTGTAATGCTTGGGTTAATGAGCTTAATGCGGCTTCGGATTTGGATGTTGTGTTATTCGATGTTTTCCCTGATGATCTCTTGGCTATTTCTAATCGAATCGTTGTGACGGGTCATCCCGTCTTTGATCATCATGTTGAGTTGGTTAATGAAGCATTAGATGTCAATGGTGCTCTGGGTATTAACGACAATGTGCCAGATCCGGATCAATTGCTTGACGTTGAAGAAGATGTGGTAGATGTTGCAGACAAAGTCGTTTGTGATAACGAGTTGCGGTTCGGTAGTTTTGTTGTCAATGAAGCGTTGGGGTCCGAAGTTGAAGTGACCGTGAAAAAGTCTTTTGTTGTGCCCACTGTTGAAAAAATTCATAGTGATCCCCCTATTTTGTTTAATGAGCAATATGTTGCTACTTTACCCCATGTTTATAATGGATGTAATGTTTTATAGGAGAATGCAAATTCATCTTCCCATGTTGCAAATTCTTCCAATGTTGATGTGAAGAATGTTTCAAATCGCGTGGAATTTGGGCCCAATAAGTTGGGCCGAACTTTTAAAAACAAGCAGAAAAAGAAATCGGATTGCGAAGGTTTCGTGTTACGGGATGAAGATGAGGTTGGTGCTTCGAACAATGTCAACAAAGGCTTTTTTCAAGGTTAGCGGATCAGGGTTTGATACCCCTGTGTTCGTCCGGCTCTCTTGTTGGTAGTAGTTCATCTAGCGTGATCTCGTACAATTTTAAATCTCGAAAAGGTAAGGGCATCCACATTGACAAGGTTGACGGGTTTACAAATTGCCCGGATGAAAGGAACCGGAAAGGTCCATCCTAAATTGGGTATTTGTGTGGTGTTTGTTTGTTTTCTTATTTTGCTTTATGATTGTCTTAGATTGTGTGTTTGCTATTGTTTGCTTGTCATTGTTTAGTGGTCTAAATCTTAGTTTTGTTCGCTTTGCAGTAGCGTTTTTTCTTATTAGTTTGGCTCGGTTTGAGTAAGCGTCGATTTGTGACGTTTACTAGTTTCGAGCCTATCATGTTTAATTCGTCTATATCTGTTAGGGTCCTTCATTATTCGATGAAGGTTCCCCCATTTTAATGGTATTCGTTATTTAGCAATTTGAAGGAATTAACAATGTCagcttaaaattttaaaattaaaatatatatatatatatatatatatatatatatatatatatatatatatatatatatatatatatatatatatatatatatatatatatatatatatatataactaattacTGAATAAAAGAGTGACATGTTTAGGAAATTAGGATTAATACTAAAATGATCTTATATACATTTTTTAGGcttaattctataataataataataataataataataataataataataataataataataataataataatgatgatgatgatgatgatgatgatgatgatgatgatgatgatgatgatgataataataataatatatcaaccaTATTAATAATGActataaaaatatatcaaatataaAATGTACAGTAAAAAATTAGAGAAATGATTATGACAGAAAATTGAACAATTATTTTGTGTCTCTCTGATATAAATATATAATGCAAGTCTAACTCTATTGATTCTTGATTCATTTCTCATGTATACTCAATTTACATATATAAAGATAACTACaaataatataactaaatatataactaCAAAAAAAATTTCTAATACAAAATATACTTCGAGAAATGATTATGAGagaaaactcaaaaaaaaaaaaaaaaaatttgtgtatatTGTATTATGTCATGTGTGACTtaaccatccaggcatagcctgGGTGGCCAAGGTGCCCCCAAACGTTCAGTTGACCAGTTAAATTAGAGTTTCCTCAAATATGGCGTAGGTTCGATTCTTCGGCCACCCATTTGTGCTTGGTGCTGAGACAGGGGTTAGTTCCGACTACACTTAACCGGGACTGTGATGACCCGTTTGCAGTTGGCATCCAAAGGATGCATGGGGTTAGAAGTTCCCCGCCATAATAACCTTTTTTTTCCTCAAATTATGTCATGTGTGACTTTCAATGTAAGTCTAACTCTCTTACTTGCCTTAAAAAAAGTTACAtgcataaaaaataataaaaaaatataaatacatatattataatagtaaataaaaaattaatatatatatatatatatatatatatatatatatatatatatatatatatatatatatatagaggagtGTTCAAATGAGAACATTCTCATTTTAAATATTGGTGAGAACAATTATGGACCATTGGATGAGGTAGTTATTAGATAATAGATTTGAATTAGATTAAAACTGTAAATATACTTGAGGGGTATAATTGTAAAAAGGTAACAAGTAGTGTTTTACTGAATTGATGATTGTATTCACTATATTCTCGGCAAACAAGTAACCGTCTAACTTAATCTTCTTCCTTTTTTATTTTTCCATCTAATTTATACAATGGTGGTATTAGTTTTAAATGTAGCTTTTGTAAATCCTATTCATATAGCGATATATCCTGTCACCCCGTTGCATCCAAAGTTACCGTCAAACTACTATTACATCCTGATTTAGTGATGATTAAATTATTTTATGGAGCATCCATATTACACGAAGATGAATTCGTTTATTAAGATTGAAATCCTGGATGTGTTTTTCTTTTTGAGTTTTTAGTGATCATCCACTATGATCCCTATCAAGCTTTCTCTTTTGAAATCAGTCAATAAGTAAACATGGGTTGTTTTCTATCGTTGCATCCTCAATTTATAGTTTTCGTTTATTTTGCAGTCAATAAGAAAACATGGATTGTTTCCTATCGTTGCATCCCCACTATGTATCGTATATTCTTTGAAATACTATAGGTTGAATATGTTGAAGCATCCTCCTTATGTATGATCAGTATATAAGATGCATCCATACTATTATAAATAATCTGCATTTTTTGGCATCCAATTCCACCTGTTTCAAATCAAGGAAATGAAACAAATTTCATTGATTA
This window of the Rutidosis leptorrhynchoides isolate AG116_Rl617_1_P2 chromosome 7, CSIRO_AGI_Rlap_v1, whole genome shotgun sequence genome carries:
- the LOC139857699 gene encoding ABC transporter I family member 20, which translates into the protein MGVNNNNNNLIPIPVPNVVINKLKFTYPGIDGHPPPGSLPLIEDFSLTLNSGDRCLLVGSNGAGKTTILKILGGKHMVEPDMVRVLGRSAFHDTSLISSGDLAYLGGEWRREVAFAGFDVAIQMDISAEKMLFGVSGVKPERRAELIKVLDVDLSWRMHKVSDGQRRRVQICMGLLKEFKVLLLDEITVDLDVLARADLLAFLKKECEVRGATIIYATHIFDGLENWPSHMVYVANGKLQLASTMEDVRKMSNLSLMRTVEQWLRKERDEERKKRKERKANGLPEFDKRIDGTRVTGDPVRVVNNGWAAGRLNSTVAGEENFVYSSNRVVRQ